The following proteins are encoded in a genomic region of Magnolia sinica isolate HGM2019 chromosome 1, MsV1, whole genome shotgun sequence:
- the LOC131256387 gene encoding phospholipase D alpha 1-like produces the protein MAQILLHGTLHATVFEADGLSNPGRTTGAAPKFFRKLVENIEETVGIGKGTTKVYATIDLEKARVGRTRILENEPVNPRWYESFHIYCAHMAAYVIFTVKDDNPIGATLIGRARVPVSELLNGEEVDRWVDICDKDHQPVGSSRIHVKLQYFDISQDRNWGRGIRSPKFPGVPYTFFPQRQGCKVTLYHDAHLPDNFIPKIPMSGGKYREPHRCWEDIFDAITNARHLVYITGWSVYTEICLRRDLKRQKPGGDITIGELLKKKASEGVRVLMLVWDDRTSVGLLKKDGLMCTHDEETENYFHGTDVHCCLCPRNPDDGGSIVQDLQISTMFTHHQKIVVVDSEMPNRGSQQRRIVSFVGGLDLCDGRYDTPFHSIFRTLDTAHHVDFHQPNCPGALITKGGPREPWHDIHSQLEGPIAWDVLFNFEQRWRKQGRKDLLVQLRDLSDIIIPPSPVMFPSDSETWNVQLFRSIDGGAAFGFPETPEEAARAGLVSGKDNIIDRSIQDAYIHAIRRAKDFIYIENQYFLGSSFGWKADDIKVEDIGALHLIPKELSLKIVSKIEAGERFTVYVVVPMWPEGVPESASVQAILDWQRRTMEMMYTDVVQALHAKGLEANPKEYLTFFCLANREVKKEGEYTPQEEPEPDSDYQRAQQARRFMIYVHSKMMIVDDEYIIVGSANINQRSMDGARDTEIAMGAYQPYHLATRQPAHGQIHGFRMELWYEHLGMIDETFRQPQSVECVRKVNKVADKYWDLYVSESLDRDLPGHLVSYPIGVTSEGQVSEMPGTEFFPDTKARVLGAKSDYMPPILTT, from the exons CTTGTAGAAAACATTGAGGAGACTGTTGGTATTGGCAAGGGGACAACAAAGGTCTATGCGACTATTGATCTGGAAAAGGCTAGAGTTGGCCGCACCCGAATCCTTGAAAACGAACCTGTTAACCCCCGCTGGTATGAATCATTTCACATCTACTGTGCCCATATGGCCGCTTATGTTATCTTCACTGTCAAAGATGATAATCCAATCGGAGCAACATTGATTGGAAGAGCTCGTGTACCTGTCTCGGAACTCCTAAATGGCGAGGAAGTGGATAGATGGGTGGATATTTGCGACAAAGACCACCAGCCTGTAGGAAGTTCTAGGATTCATGTGAAACTGCAATATTTTGATATTTCACAGGACCGTAACTGGGGACGGGGAATCAGAAGTCCTAAATTCCCTGGTGTCCCTTACACATTCTTTCCACAAAGACAGGGATGCAAAGTCACGCTGTATCATGATGCCCACCTGCCGGATAATTTCATCCCGAAAATCCCTATGTCCGGTGGGAAGTACCGCGAGCCACACCGATGTTGGGAGGATATATTTGATGCAATCACTAATGCAAGACACTTGGTTTACATCACCGGATGGTCCGTATACACTGAGATCTGCTTGAGAAGGGATTTGAAGAGGCAAAAGCCAGGAGGAGACATAACTATTGGTGAGCTCCTCAAGAAGAAGGCCAGTGAAGGTGTTAGGGTTCTGATGCTCGTCTGGGATGACAGGACCTCTGTGGGTTTACTGAAGAAGGATGGATTGATGTGTACCCATGATGAAGAAACCGAAAATTACTTCCATGGTACAGACGTGCACTGTTGTTTGTGTCCCCGTAATCCGGATGATGGAGGGAGCATAGTTCAGGACTTGCAGATCTCTACCATGTTCACTCATCATCAGAAGATTGTTGTGGTGGACAGCGAGATGCCAAACAGAGGATCACAGCAGAGGAGGATCGTGAGTTTCGTCGGGGGTCTTGATCTTTGTGATGGGAGATATGATACACCATTCCATTCTATTTTCAGGACTCTGGACACAGCTCATCATGTTGATTTCCACCAGCCCAACTGTCCAGGTGCTTTGATCACGAAAGGCGGCCCAAGGGAACCCTGGCATGACATTCATTCCCAGCTGGAAGGACCCATAGCTTGGGATGTCTTATTCAATTTTGAACAGAGATGGAGGAAGCAGGGCAGGAAAGATCTGCTAGTTCAGCTCAGAGACCTATCAGATATCATCATCCCGCCTTCTCCTGTTATGTTCCCTAGCGACAGTGAAACATGGAATGTTCAGCTTTTCCGTTCGATTGATGGAGGAGCTGCATTTGGGTTCCCAGAGACACCTGAGGAGGCAGCTCGAGCTGGGCTAGTTAGTGGGAAGGATAACATCATTGACCGGAGCATTCAAGATGCTTATATACATGCCATTCGTCGAGCGAAGGATTTCATCTACATCGAAAACCAGTATTTCCTTGGTAGTTCGTTCGGGTGGAAAGCAGATGACATCAAGGTTGAGGATATTGGTGCGTTGCATCTCATTCCAAAGGAACTTTCACTGAAGATTGTCAGTAAAATAGAGGCAGGAGAGAGGTTCACCGTCTATGTTGTGGTTCCAATGTGGCCAGAGGGGGTGCCAGAAAGCGCGTCAGTGCAGGCAATATTAGATTGGCAGAGGAGGACAATGGAGATGATGTATACTGACGTTGTTCAGGCTCTCCATGCGAAGGGGCTTGAGGCGAATCCCAAAGAATATTTGACGTTTTTCTGCCTTGCAAATCGGGAGGTGAAGAAGGAAGGTGAGTACACACCTCAGGAGGAACCGGAGCCCGATTCAGATTATCAAAGAGCTCAGCAGGCCAGGCGGTTCATGATCTATGTTCATTCCAAGATGATGATAG TCGATGATGAATACATAATAGTTGGGTCGGCAAACATCAACCAGCGATCGATGGATGGTGCGAGGGACACTGAGATAGCCATGGGAGCTTACCAGCCATACCACCTAGCAACCAGGCAGCCAGCCCACGGACAGATCCATGGCTTCCGGATGGAATTGTGGTATGAGCACCTAGGCATGATCGATGAAACATTCCGCCAGCCGCAGAGCGTGGAGTGCGTGCGGAAGGTGAACAAGGTCGCCGATAAGTACTGGGATCTCTATGTAAGTGAGTCACTTGACCGTGACCTGCCGGGCCACCTAGTGAGCTACCCGATCGGAGTCACGAGCGAAGGACAGGTCTCGGAGATGCCAGGGACGGAGTTCTTTCCAGACACAAAGGCCCGTGTTCTAGGGGCCAAGTCTGACTATATGCCACCAATCCTCACCACATAA
- the LOC131256401 gene encoding inactive protein kinase SELMODRAFT_444075-like — MGSVATKASELGAAWVILDRRLKKEGDFCLKQLADCNIILIDHAIPKIIRLANSRSQPSDEIDPSGPHNDPTAVDMSNVLPIYHSDSKTTTTPSSLGLDSQSANTDEWGTISSEEREDDRRATPFVANYQPSKSLINQNESRSPAMSRLTASSTTRSQELRKVSKFDGDDQCRSSDGSHSTASSSKPQELTRVSKLDGDEQYRSPTKPRPTASSTKSHELRRVTNFSDDDQCRSPAVSRSTATRARSQELKWVSKFNNGGPTRETPIDNYGNSRSIGVKQIEKLKPPKVPIPARRSADIPRPRKHLDGPDESNALINSRRSFSREIKQAKAITVSSSPRITAPLDRTSSIRRAISISIKQPPTPPPLCSVCKHNAPIFGKPPRKFSYAEMEAATDGFSNENFLAEGGYGPVYKGVLADGQVVAVKQHKMVSAQGASEFCAEVEVLSCAQHRNLVMLVGYCMEEEWLLVYEFACNGSLNNHLYGKESKEVMAWKDRLKVAIGAARGLRYLHEDCRVGCIVHRDLRPNNILLTHDFEPMVGDFGLARWQADGDSAEETRVVGTLGYLAPEYTRTGQITEKADVYAFGVLLMELVSGLKAIDFSRTQGRQYLPEWGRPMVEKKMVHQMIDPRLDSDYIAQEVECMMHAASLCIKQDPERRPRMSKVLRILEGDMLHDIVPHDQLQHARTWTYTDLAPSIPQRSPISNDSINKATSVRQRSTDMYGMERASNECWMSGENDSVLSEEFQTYLQGSFSEFMQKMKSDEKAMALMHGDGYQKSHPISKTSIKSM, encoded by the exons ATGGGATCCGTTGCTACAAAAGCCTCTGAACTTGGAGCGGCATGGGTCATCCTTGATAG GCGCTTGAAGAAGGAAGGTGATTTCTGCTTAAAGCAACTGGCCGATTGCAACATCATACTAATAGATCACGCCATCCCAAAGATCATAAGGTTAGCAAACTCACGATCGCAACCATCGGATGAGATcgacccaagtgggccccacaatgatcctACGGCTGTAGACATGTCAAACGTGCTTCCCATCTACCATTCTGATTCTAAAACCACAACCACCCCAAGTAGTCTTGGCTTGGATAGCCAGAGTGCAAACACGGACGAGTGGGGCACTATATCTAGCGAAGAGAGAGAAGATGATCGTCGGGCCACACCTTTCGTGGCGAATTATCAGCCGTCCAAGTCCTTGATCAACCAAAATGAAAGTAGAAGTCCAGCCATGTCCCGATTGACAGCTTCTAGTACTACTAGATCACAAGAACTGAGAAAGGTATCAAAATTCGACGGTGATGATCAATGCAGGAGTTCAGATGGGTCCCACTCTACTGCTTCTAGTTCTAAACCACAAGAACTGACAAGGGTGTCAAAATTGGACGGTGATGAGCAATACAGGAGTCCAACCAAGCCACGCCCTACTGCTTCTAGTACTAAATCACATGAGCTGAGGCGGGTCACGAATTTCAGCGACGATGATCAATGTCGAAGTCCAGCTGTGTCCCGATCAACGGCTACTAGAGCTAGATCACAAGAACTGAAGTGGGTGTCCAAATTCaacaatggtgggcccacacgagAGACGCCCATCGATAACTATG GCAACAGCAGAAGCATTGGCGTCAAACAGATAGAGAAACTGAAGCCACCGAAAGTTCCCATCCCAGCCAGACGATCTGCAGATATACCACGGCCAAGAAAGCATTTAGATGGACCAGATGAATCAAATGCTCTAATCAACAGCAGAAGGAGTTTCAGTAGGGAAATCAAACAGGCCAAGGCCATCACAGTATCATCTTCACCTCGAATCACTGCACCGCTCGATCGGACCTCTAGCATAAGGCGAGCCATCTCTATCTCAATCAAACAGCCTCCAACCCCTCCACCCTTGTGTTCTGTCTGCAAGCATAATGCACCTATATTCGGTAAGCCTCCAAGGAAGTTCAGCTACGCAGAAATGGAGGCTGCGACGGATGGATTTTCGAATGAAAATTTCTTGGCGGAGGGAGGATATGGGCCTGTTTACAAAGGGGTGTTGGCAGATGGGCAGGTGGTGGCGGTGAAGCAGCACAAGATGGTGAGTGCGCAGGGCGCGTCGGAGTTCTGTGCTGAGGTGGAGGTTTTGAGCTGTGCACAGCATAGGAATTTGGTGATGTTGGTGGGTTATTGCATGGAGGAGGAGTGGCTGCTTGTTTATGAGTTTGCATGCAATGGGTCCCTCAACAATCACTTGTATG GAAAGGAATCAAAGGAGGTAATGGCATGGAAAGATAGGTTGAAAGTTGCAATTGGAGCAGCAAGAGGGCTACGTTATCTTCATGAAGATTGTCGTGTGGGGTGCATTGTCCACAGAGATCTCAGGCCTAACAACATCCTTCTTACCCATGACTTCGAACCTATG GTTGGTGATTTTGGGCTAGCAAGGTGGCAAGCGGACGGGGACTCGGCTGAGGAGACACGTGTGGTCGGCACACTCGG GTATCTGGCCCCCGAGTACACTCGTACTGGGCAAATAACAGAGAAAGCTGATGTGTACGCGTTTGGAGTGTTGCTGATGGAACTCGTGAGTGGCCTAAAGGCCATTGATTTCTCTAGAACTCAGGGACGACAATATCTGCCTGAATGG GGTCGACCGATGGTAGAAAAGAAGATGGTCCATCAGATGATAGATCCTCGATTAGACAGTGACTACATAGCCCAAGAAGTGGAATGTATGATGCATGCAGCTAGCTTATGTATCAAGCAAGACCCCGAAAGACGACCCCGAATGTCCAAG GTGCTACGGATATTAGAAGGCGACATGCTTCATGACATTGTGCCTCATGACCAGCTGCAGCATGCACGTACATGGACATATACAGATCTTGCTCCATCCATTCCCCAGAGAAGCCCAATTTCAAATGATTCGATAAACAAAGCAACGTCAGTTAGGCAAAGATCTACGGATATGTATGGCATGGAAAGAGCAAGTAATGAATGTTGGATGTCAGGAGAAAATGACAGCGTTTTAAGTGAAGAATTCCAAACATACTTACAAGGTTCATTTTCAGAGTTCATGCAAAAGATGAAGTCAGATGAAAAAGCCATGGCATTAATGCATGGAGATGGTTATCAAAAAAGCCACCCTATTTCCAAAACAAGCATCAAGAGCATGTGA
- the LOC131248857 gene encoding uncharacterized protein LOC131248857: MGRRWGGDVVVVAVDASKEITDYALEWAVRNVIKATDTLILLALLPSSVGVNGNNHTGFHFLTSLLKKWGLRQEKEVPSYQATVGNGGDSGAHKINEVCVQMINQLCSAHQVKQRWCRWKRM; encoded by the exons ATGGGACGGCGATGGGGAGGCGATGTGGTCGTAGTAGCTGTGGACGCGAGCAAGGAAATCACCGATTACGCGCTTGAGTGGGCCGTGCGCAACGTGATCAAAGCCACAGATACGTTGATCTTGCTCGCACTTCTACCATCTTCCGTTGGCGTGAACGGAAACAACCATACAGGGTTCCATTTTCTCACCT CCTTGCTAAAGAAATGGGGTCTTCGGCAAGAGAAGGAGGTTCCTTCTTATCAAGCAACCGTTGGGAATGGAggtgatagtggggcccacaagatcaACGAGGTCTGCGTACAGATGATTAATCAACTATGTTCAGCACACCAGGTTAAGCAG AGATGGTGCAGGTGGAAACGCATGTGA